In the Klebsiella aerogenes KCTC 2190 genome, one interval contains:
- a CDS encoding Maf family protein, protein MSNLLLASTSPWRRMLLEKLTLPFECAAPEVDETPQPGESARQLVVRLAQAKAQALASRFPQHLIIGSDQVCVLDGEITGKPHTEENAHRQLRKASGTIVTFYTGLALYNSANGHLQTECEPFDVHFRHLSDQEIEAYIRKENPLQCAGSFKSEGLGITLFERLEGRDPNSLVGLPLIALCQMLRREGFNPLLS, encoded by the coding sequence ATGTCTAATCTTCTCCTGGCCTCAACCTCGCCGTGGCGGCGGATGCTGCTGGAAAAACTCACGCTGCCGTTCGAATGCGCGGCGCCGGAGGTTGACGAAACGCCTCAGCCCGGCGAATCCGCTCGCCAGTTGGTTGTGCGTCTGGCGCAAGCCAAAGCCCAGGCGCTGGCATCCCGCTTCCCTCAGCACCTTATTATAGGTTCCGATCAGGTTTGCGTCTTAGACGGCGAAATCACCGGTAAACCGCACACTGAAGAAAACGCTCACCGTCAGCTACGCAAAGCCAGCGGCACGATTGTCACTTTTTATACCGGGCTTGCGCTCTACAATTCCGCCAACGGACACCTGCAAACGGAATGCGAACCCTTCGATGTCCATTTTCGTCATTTAAGCGATCAGGAGATCGAGGCCTATATCCGTAAAGAGAACCCTCTGCAGTGTGCCGGCAGTTTTAAAAGCGAAGGCTTAGGCATCACGCTATTTGAGCGACTGGAAGGACGCGATCCTAATTCGCTGGTTGGATTACCGCTGATAGCGCTATGCCAGATGTTGCGCCGGGAAGGCTTTAACCCGCTGCTTAGCTAG
- the acpP gene encoding acyl carrier protein — MSTIEERVKKIIGEQLGVKQEEVTNNASFVEDLGADSLDTVELVMALEEEFDTEIPDEEAEKITTVQAAIDYINGHQA; from the coding sequence ATGAGCACTATCGAAGAACGCGTTAAGAAAATTATCGGCGAACAGCTGGGCGTTAAGCAGGAAGAAGTTACCAACAATGCTTCCTTCGTTGAAGACCTGGGCGCTGATTCTCTTGACACCGTTGAGCTGGTAATGGCTCTGGAAGAAGAGTTTGATACTGAGATTCCGGACGAAGAAGCTGAGAAAATCACCACCGTTCAGGCTGCCATTGATTACATCAACGGTCACCAGGCGTAA
- the rluC gene encoding 23S rRNA pseudouridine(955/2504/2580) synthase RluC — protein sequence MKTETPTVKMVAISADEAGQRIDNFLRTQLKGVPKSMIYRILRKGEVRVNKKRVKPEYKLEDGDEVRIPPVRVAEREEEAVSPHLQKVAALSDVILYEDEHILVLNKPSGTAVHGGSGLSFGVIEGLRALRPEARFLELVHRLDRDTSGVLLVAKKRSALRSLHEQLREKGMQKDYLALVRGQWQSHTKVVQAPLLKNILQSGERIVRVSQEGKPSETRFKVEERYPFATLVRCSPVTGRTHQIRVHTQYAGHPIAFDDRYGDREFDKQLSGTGLNRLFLHAAALKFTHPGTGEVMRIEAPLDNQLKHCLQVLRNSK from the coding sequence ATGAAAACTGAGACTCCAACCGTAAAAATGGTTGCCATTTCCGCCGATGAAGCGGGGCAACGTATCGACAACTTTTTGCGTACGCAACTTAAGGGCGTACCGAAGAGCATGATTTATCGCATCCTGCGTAAAGGCGAGGTGCGGGTGAACAAAAAACGCGTCAAGCCGGAATATAAACTGGAAGATGGCGATGAAGTGCGTATCCCGCCGGTGAGGGTCGCCGAGCGCGAAGAAGAGGCCGTTTCGCCGCATCTGCAAAAAGTGGCGGCGCTGTCGGATGTTATCCTCTATGAAGACGAGCATATCCTGGTGCTGAATAAACCTTCCGGCACCGCGGTGCACGGTGGTAGCGGTCTGAGCTTCGGCGTGATTGAAGGGCTGCGCGCGCTACGCCCTGAGGCCCGTTTCCTGGAACTGGTCCACCGTCTCGATCGTGATACCTCAGGCGTTCTGCTGGTAGCGAAAAAACGTTCGGCGCTTCGCTCGCTTCACGAGCAACTGCGTGAGAAAGGGATGCAGAAGGATTATCTGGCGCTGGTCCGCGGTCAGTGGCAGTCGCACACGAAGGTGGTACAAGCGCCGCTGCTGAAAAATATTCTGCAGAGCGGCGAGCGCATCGTGCGCGTGAGCCAGGAAGGTAAGCCTTCCGAAACGCGCTTTAAAGTGGAAGAGCGTTACCCGTTTGCCACGTTGGTGCGCTGCAGCCCGGTTACCGGGCGTACGCATCAGATTCGCGTTCACACCCAGTATGCGGGACATCCTATTGCTTTTGACGATCGTTATGGCGATCGCGAGTTTGACAAGCAGCTTTCAGGGACAGGTTTAAACCGTCTGTTTTTGCATGCGGCAGCGCTGAAGTTCACTCATCCAGGCACCGGTGAAGTGATGCGTATTGAAGCGCCGTTGGATAACCAACTGAAACACTGCTTGCAGGTTTTGCGCAATAGCAAATAA
- a CDS encoding beta-ketoacyl-ACP synthase III — MYTKIIGTGSYLPEQVRTNADLEKMVETTDEWIVTRTGIRERRIAAANETVATMGFEAAKKALEMANVNPEQIGLIVVATTSGTHAFPSSACQIQSMLGVKGCPAFDVAAACAGFTYALSIADQYVKNGAVDYALVIGADVLARTCDPTDRGTIIIFGDGAGAVVLGASEEPGIISTHLHADGRYGELLTLPNADRVEPENPIYLTMAGNEVFKVAVTELAHIVDETLAANNLERSALDWLVPHQANLRIISATAKKLGMSMDNVVVTLDRHGNTSAASVPCALDEAVRDGRIQRGQLILLEAFGGGFTWGSALVRF, encoded by the coding sequence ATGTATACAAAGATTATTGGCACCGGCAGCTACCTGCCTGAGCAAGTGCGTACTAACGCCGACCTGGAAAAAATGGTTGAAACGACTGACGAGTGGATTGTCACACGTACAGGTATTCGTGAACGCCGTATTGCCGCAGCGAACGAGACAGTTGCTACGATGGGCTTCGAAGCCGCAAAGAAAGCGCTGGAAATGGCGAATGTCAACCCGGAACAAATTGGTCTGATCGTTGTTGCGACCACCTCGGGTACTCATGCCTTCCCGAGCTCTGCGTGCCAGATTCAATCTATGCTGGGTGTCAAAGGCTGTCCGGCGTTTGACGTCGCAGCTGCCTGCGCGGGCTTCACCTACGCGTTGAGCATCGCCGACCAGTATGTGAAAAACGGCGCCGTAGATTACGCGCTGGTGATTGGCGCCGACGTGCTGGCGCGCACCTGCGATCCAACCGATCGCGGTACGATCATTATCTTCGGCGACGGCGCGGGCGCAGTGGTGCTTGGCGCTTCTGAAGAGCCAGGCATTATTTCCACGCATCTGCATGCCGATGGCCGCTACGGTGAGCTGTTAACGCTGCCGAACGCCGATCGCGTAGAGCCGGAAAATCCGATTTATCTGACGATGGCCGGCAACGAAGTGTTTAAAGTTGCGGTCACCGAACTGGCGCATATCGTTGACGAGACGCTGGCGGCCAATAATCTTGAGCGCTCGGCGCTAGATTGGCTGGTGCCGCACCAGGCTAACCTGCGGATCATCAGCGCGACGGCGAAAAAGCTGGGAATGTCGATGGATAATGTGGTGGTCACGCTCGATCGTCACGGTAACACTTCTGCCGCCTCGGTCCCTTGCGCGCTCGATGAAGCCGTTCGCGATGGCCGTATTCAACGCGGCCAGTTGATTCTGCTGGAAGCCTTCGGTGGTGGTTTCACCTGGGGTTCCGCGCTGGTTCGTTTTTAG
- the fabD gene encoding ACP S-malonyltransferase: MTQFAFVFPGQGSQAVGMLADMAATWPVIEETFGEASAALGYDLWALAQQGPAEELNKTWQTQPALLTASVALYRVWQQQGGKAPALLAGHSLGEYSALVCAGVINFADAVRLVELRGKFMQEAVPEGTGAMSAIIGLDDASIAKACEESAQGQVVSPVNYNSPGQVVIAGHKEAVERAGAACKAAGAKRALPLPVSVPSHCALMKPAAEKLAVELQKITFNAPTIPVVNNVDVKCETAPDAIRDALIRQLYSPVQWTKTVEFMASQGVEHLYEMGPGKVLTGLTKRIVDTLTASALNEPAAMSAALEQ; encoded by the coding sequence ATGACGCAATTTGCTTTTGTGTTCCCGGGACAGGGCTCTCAGGCTGTCGGTATGCTGGCAGATATGGCCGCGACCTGGCCAGTTATTGAAGAGACTTTCGGCGAAGCTTCCGCAGCGTTGGGTTACGATCTGTGGGCGCTTGCCCAACAGGGCCCGGCAGAAGAACTGAACAAAACCTGGCAAACGCAGCCGGCGCTGCTGACCGCTTCCGTCGCGTTATATCGCGTATGGCAGCAGCAGGGTGGTAAAGCGCCGGCGCTGTTAGCCGGTCATAGCCTTGGCGAATACTCTGCGCTGGTCTGCGCGGGCGTGATTAATTTCGCTGATGCCGTTCGTCTGGTTGAACTGCGTGGCAAATTCATGCAGGAAGCGGTACCAGAAGGTACCGGCGCGATGTCTGCAATTATTGGCCTCGACGACGCGTCCATCGCTAAAGCCTGTGAAGAATCTGCACAAGGGCAGGTGGTTTCGCCAGTGAACTACAATTCACCGGGTCAGGTGGTTATCGCCGGGCACAAAGAAGCCGTTGAGCGTGCAGGCGCTGCGTGTAAAGCCGCAGGCGCCAAACGTGCGCTGCCGTTGCCGGTCAGCGTACCGTCTCACTGCGCGCTGATGAAACCTGCCGCTGAAAAACTGGCGGTAGAGCTGCAGAAAATCACTTTTAATGCGCCGACCATTCCAGTTGTGAACAACGTCGACGTGAAGTGTGAAACCGCGCCTGATGCTATCCGCGACGCGCTGATTCGCCAACTGTACAGCCCGGTTCAGTGGACTAAGACCGTTGAGTTTATGGCATCTCAGGGCGTCGAGCACCTGTATGAAATGGGCCCGGGTAAAGTCCTCACCGGCCTGACCAAACGTATTGTTGACACCCTGACTGCTTCTGCGCTCAACGAGCCGGCTGCGATGTCTGCGGCGCTTGAGCAATAA
- the rne gene encoding ribonuclease E — protein MKRMLINATQQEELRVALVDGQRLYDLDIESPGHEQKKANIYKGKITRIEPSLEAAFVDYGAERHGFLPLKEIAREYFPANYSAHGRPNIKDVLREGQEVIVQIDKEERGNKGAALTTFISLAGSYLVLMPNNPRAGGISRRIEGDDRTELKEALASLQLPDGMGLIVRTAGVGKSAEALQWDLSFRLKHWEAIQKAAESRPAPFLIHQESNVIVRAFRDYLRQDIGEILIDNPKVLELARQHIAALGRPDFSSKIKLYTGEIPLFSHYQIESQIESAFQREVRLPSGGSIVIDSTEALTAIDINSARATRGGDIEETAFNTNLEAADEIARQLRLRDLGGLIVIDFIDMTPVRHQRAVENRLREAVRQDRARIQISHISRFGLLEMSRQRLSPSLGESSHHVCPRCSGTGTVRDNESLSLSILRLIEEEALKENTKEVHAIVPVPIASYLLNEKRAAVSAIETRQSDIRVIIVPNDEMQTPHYSVLRVRKGEETSTLSYLLPKLHEEEMAMPSDEEPAERKRREEPALAAFVMPDAPPAPVQEETAAAPTAAKAAAAPAAKVATPAQPGLLSRFFGALKNIFSGAEEAKPAEVKAEQKTEEKPERQQERRKPRSNNRRDRNDRRDNRDNRDNRDNRDNRGENTEGRESRESREENRRNRRDKQSQNAELRESRQNAGDESDKGKSRDEQQQPRRERNRRRNDDKRQAQQEAKTQTREEPVVQQETEQEERVQSMPRRKPRQLAQKVRFESAETEQVVEAVAEQQAESTTPRTELAKVDLPAVVETAAEQDENGDARESNGMPRRSRRSPRHLRVSGQRRRRYRDERYPTQSPMPLAIACASPELASGKAWIRYPIARAHDQQQEELPVQETANVEPIITPVVAETIAPVVVAETVAAETVAPAVASEPTAEATVVEAPVVEETAVVEETAIVAESVAPQAEVSEPAEPVVEETETAPAPATEETVTAQPTIAEEETTVVEETTVAAVEEAAPVVEPTPVISTAPVVKAQPATTATRHATAPMTRAPAPEYVPEAPRQSDWVRPPFAFEGKGSAGGHSATHQATAEATRPQPVE, from the coding sequence ATGAAAAGAATGTTAATCAACGCAACTCAGCAGGAAGAGTTGCGCGTCGCTCTTGTTGATGGGCAGCGCCTGTACGACCTGGATATCGAAAGCCCCGGGCACGAGCAGAAAAAAGCGAACATCTACAAAGGCAAAATCACTCGTATTGAACCTAGCCTTGAAGCCGCGTTTGTCGATTACGGCGCTGAGCGTCATGGTTTCCTCCCCCTCAAAGAAATTGCCCGCGAATACTTCCCAGCCAATTACAGCGCTCATGGCCGCCCTAACATTAAGGACGTTCTGCGCGAAGGTCAGGAAGTCATTGTTCAGATTGATAAAGAAGAGCGCGGTAATAAAGGCGCCGCGCTGACCACCTTTATCAGCCTGGCAGGCAGCTACCTGGTACTGATGCCGAACAACCCTCGCGCCGGCGGCATTTCGCGCCGTATCGAAGGTGACGATCGTACCGAGCTGAAAGAAGCGCTGGCGAGCCTTCAGCTGCCGGACGGCATGGGTCTTATCGTGCGTACCGCGGGCGTTGGCAAATCCGCTGAAGCGCTGCAGTGGGATCTGAGCTTCCGCCTGAAGCACTGGGAAGCGATTCAGAAAGCCGCTGAGAGCCGCCCTGCTCCGTTCCTGATCCACCAGGAAAGTAACGTTATCGTGCGTGCCTTCCGCGACTATCTGCGCCAGGACATCGGCGAAATCCTGATCGATAATCCGAAAGTGCTTGAGCTGGCGCGCCAGCATATCGCCGCCCTCGGTCGTCCGGATTTCAGCAGCAAAATCAAACTGTACACCGGTGAAATCCCGCTGTTCAGCCACTACCAAATTGAATCCCAGATTGAATCCGCGTTCCAGCGTGAAGTGCGTCTGCCGTCCGGTGGTTCTATCGTTATCGATAGCACCGAAGCGCTGACCGCTATCGACATCAACTCCGCTCGCGCGACCCGCGGCGGCGATATCGAAGAAACGGCGTTCAACACTAACCTCGAAGCGGCTGACGAAATCGCGCGCCAGTTGCGTCTGCGCGACCTTGGCGGCCTGATCGTTATCGACTTCATCGATATGACCCCGGTCCGCCACCAGCGTGCGGTTGAAAACCGCCTGCGTGAAGCCGTCCGCCAGGACCGCGCGCGTATCCAGATCAGCCATATCTCGCGCTTCGGCCTGCTGGAGATGTCCCGCCAGCGTCTGAGCCCGTCGCTGGGCGAATCCAGCCACCACGTGTGCCCACGCTGTAGCGGCACCGGTACCGTGCGTGACAACGAATCGCTGTCGCTCTCTATCCTGCGCCTGATTGAAGAAGAAGCGCTGAAAGAGAACACCAAAGAAGTCCACGCGATCGTTCCGGTACCTATCGCTTCTTACCTGCTTAACGAAAAACGTGCCGCAGTCAGCGCGATTGAAACCCGCCAGAGCGACATTCGCGTCATCATCGTCCCTAACGATGAGATGCAAACCCCGCATTACTCCGTACTGCGCGTGCGTAAAGGCGAAGAAACCTCAACGCTGAGCTATTTGCTGCCGAAACTGCACGAAGAAGAGATGGCGATGCCGTCTGACGAAGAACCGGCTGAACGCAAACGCCGCGAAGAGCCAGCGCTGGCTGCTTTCGTGATGCCGGATGCGCCGCCTGCGCCGGTACAGGAAGAAACCGCAGCCGCGCCGACCGCAGCGAAAGCCGCCGCTGCTCCGGCAGCGAAGGTAGCAACGCCTGCCCAGCCTGGTCTGCTGTCCCGCTTCTTCGGCGCGTTGAAAAACATCTTCTCCGGCGCAGAAGAAGCTAAACCGGCTGAAGTCAAAGCCGAGCAAAAAACTGAAGAGAAACCTGAGCGTCAGCAAGAGCGCCGTAAACCGCGTTCTAATAATCGCCGCGACCGTAACGACCGTCGTGATAACCGCGATAATCGTGACAACCGTGATAATCGTGATAATCGCGGAGAAAACACAGAAGGTCGCGAATCTCGTGAATCACGCGAGGAGAACCGCCGTAACCGTCGTGACAAACAATCACAGAACGCTGAACTGCGCGAATCTCGCCAAAACGCGGGCGATGAGTCTGATAAAGGCAAGTCACGCGATGAGCAACAGCAACCGCGCCGTGAACGCAACCGCCGTCGTAATGATGACAAGCGTCAGGCACAGCAGGAAGCGAAAACTCAGACCCGCGAAGAACCGGTAGTACAGCAGGAAACCGAGCAGGAAGAGCGCGTTCAGAGCATGCCGCGTCGTAAGCCGCGTCAGCTGGCGCAGAAAGTCCGCTTTGAATCCGCAGAAACCGAGCAGGTTGTCGAAGCCGTTGCTGAGCAGCAGGCGGAATCCACTACGCCGCGTACGGAACTGGCAAAAGTCGATCTGCCGGCCGTCGTTGAAACTGCCGCTGAGCAGGATGAAAACGGCGACGCTCGTGAATCTAACGGTATGCCGCGTCGCTCTCGTCGCTCTCCGCGCCACCTGCGCGTAAGCGGCCAACGTCGCCGTCGTTACCGCGATGAGCGTTATCCGACCCAGTCGCCGATGCCGCTGGCCATCGCCTGCGCGTCGCCTGAGCTGGCGTCAGGTAAAGCGTGGATCCGCTATCCAATTGCCCGTGCGCATGATCAGCAGCAGGAAGAGTTACCGGTACAGGAAACCGCCAACGTTGAGCCTATCATTACGCCAGTCGTCGCGGAGACTATCGCTCCGGTTGTCGTTGCGGAAACCGTCGCAGCTGAAACTGTCGCACCGGCAGTGGCCAGCGAACCGACCGCAGAAGCGACCGTAGTTGAAGCTCCGGTCGTCGAAGAAACGGCGGTGGTTGAAGAGACCGCAATTGTTGCGGAAAGCGTTGCGCCGCAGGCAGAAGTCAGTGAGCCAGCAGAGCCGGTAGTCGAAGAAACTGAGACCGCACCTGCTCCAGCTACTGAAGAAACCGTCACTGCGCAGCCAACGATTGCCGAAGAAGAAACCACTGTTGTCGAAGAAACGACCGTTGCCGCCGTTGAAGAAGCCGCGCCGGTTGTTGAACCGACGCCGGTCATCAGCACCGCGCCAGTGGTGAAAGCGCAACCGGCGACCACCGCTACTCGCCATGCGACCGCGCCGATGACCCGCGCACCGGCTCCGGAATACGTGCCGGAAGCGCCGCGCCAAAGCGATTGGGTTCGTCCTCCGTTTGCCTTTGAGGGTAAAGGGTCTGCAGGCGGCCATAGCGCCACTCATCAAGCCACGGCGGAAGCTACCCGTCCGCAGCCTGTAGAGTAA
- the yceD gene encoding 23S rRNA accumulation protein YceD, with protein MQKVKLPLTLDPVRTAQKRLDYEGIYARDQVGRVADSVVSVDSDVECSMSFAIDNQRLAVITGDAKVSVTLECQRCGKPFPHHVHTTYCFSPVRNDEQAEALPEAYEPIEVNEFGEIDLQAMVEDEIILSLPVVPVHDSEHCEVSDADMVFGELPEEAQKPNPFAVLASLKHK; from the coding sequence ATGCAAAAGGTAAAATTACCCCTGACTCTCGATCCGGTTCGCACGGCTCAAAAACGCCTTGATTACGAGGGTATCTACGCCCGTGATCAGGTTGGCCGTGTCGCCGATTCAGTCGTCAGCGTGGACAGTGATGTGGAATGCAGTATGTCGTTCGCTATCGATAACCAGCGTCTCGCCGTTATTACCGGTGATGCGAAGGTGTCGGTAACCCTCGAATGTCAGCGTTGCGGGAAACCGTTCCCTCATCATGTTCACACAACGTATTGTTTCAGCCCTGTCAGAAATGACGAACAGGCAGAAGCACTACCGGAAGCGTATGAGCCGATTGAGGTTAACGAATTCGGTGAAATCGATCTGCAGGCGATGGTTGAGGATGAAATCATTCTTTCCTTGCCGGTAGTTCCGGTGCATGATTCTGAACACTGTGAAGTGTCCGACGCGGACATGGTCTTTGGCGAACTGCCTGAAGAGGCACAAAAACCAAACCCATTTGCCGTATTAGCCAGCTTAAAGCATAAGTAA
- the fabF gene encoding beta-ketoacyl-ACP synthase II, with the protein MSKRRVVVTGLGMLSPVGNTVESTWKALLAGQSGISLIDHFDTSAYATKFAGLVKDFNCDDIISRKEQRKMDAFIQYGIVAGVQAMQDSGLEVTEENATRIGAAIGSGIGGLGLIEENHSSLVNGGPRKISPFFVPSTIVNMVAGHLTIMFGLRGPSISIATACTSGVHNIGHAARIIAYGDADAMVAGGAEKASTPLGVGGFGAARALSTRNDNPQAASRPWDKERDGFVLGDGAGMVVLEEYEHAKKRGAKIYAEIVGFGMSSDAYHMTSPPEDGAGAALAMVNAIRDAAIEPGQIGYVNAHGTSTPAGDKAEAQAVKSVFGDAASRVMVSSTKSMTGHLLGAAGAVESIYSILALRDQAVPPTINLDNPDEGCDLDFVPHEARQVSGMEYTLCNSFGFGGTNGSIIFKKV; encoded by the coding sequence GTGTCTAAGCGTCGTGTAGTTGTGACCGGACTGGGCATGTTGTCTCCTGTCGGCAATACCGTAGAGTCTACCTGGAAAGCTCTCCTTGCCGGTCAGAGTGGCATCAGCCTGATCGACCATTTCGATACTAGCGCCTATGCAACGAAATTTGCTGGCTTAGTAAAGGATTTTAACTGTGATGATATCATCTCGCGCAAAGAACAGCGCAAGATGGATGCCTTCATTCAATATGGAATTGTCGCTGGCGTTCAGGCCATGCAGGATTCTGGCCTTGAAGTGACGGAAGAAAACGCAACCCGCATCGGCGCCGCTATCGGTTCCGGTATCGGGGGCCTCGGCCTGATCGAAGAAAACCATAGTTCGCTGGTAAACGGCGGACCGCGGAAGATCAGCCCGTTCTTCGTTCCGTCCACAATTGTTAACATGGTGGCCGGTCATCTGACCATCATGTTTGGTCTGCGTGGACCGAGTATCTCCATCGCGACCGCGTGTACTTCAGGCGTACACAATATCGGCCACGCGGCACGTATTATCGCCTATGGCGATGCCGACGCGATGGTTGCCGGTGGTGCAGAGAAGGCGAGTACGCCGCTGGGCGTAGGCGGCTTTGGCGCTGCGCGCGCGCTGTCCACCCGCAATGACAACCCGCAGGCGGCAAGCCGTCCGTGGGATAAAGAGCGTGATGGCTTCGTGCTGGGCGACGGTGCTGGTATGGTCGTGCTGGAAGAGTACGAGCATGCGAAAAAACGCGGCGCGAAAATCTACGCAGAGATCGTTGGTTTTGGTATGAGCAGCGATGCGTACCATATGACGTCTCCACCGGAAGATGGCGCTGGCGCTGCGCTGGCGATGGTTAACGCCATTCGCGACGCGGCGATTGAACCGGGCCAGATTGGCTATGTCAACGCCCACGGTACTTCGACGCCAGCCGGTGATAAAGCAGAAGCCCAGGCGGTGAAATCCGTGTTTGGCGATGCGGCAAGCCGCGTGATGGTGAGCTCCACCAAATCAATGACCGGCCACCTGTTAGGCGCGGCTGGCGCAGTAGAGTCTATCTACTCTATTCTGGCGCTGCGCGATCAGGCGGTTCCGCCGACCATCAACCTGGATAACCCGGATGAAGGTTGCGACCTCGACTTCGTTCCTCATGAAGCGCGTCAGGTTTCCGGTATGGAATACACCCTGTGTAACTCCTTCGGCTTTGGCGGTACTAACGGTTCGATTATCTTCAAAAAAGTATGA
- the fabG gene encoding 3-oxoacyl-ACP reductase FabG, with product MSFEGKIALVTGASRGIGRAIAETLAARGAKVIGTATSESGAQAISDYLGANGKGLMLNVTDPASIESVLENVRAEFGEVDILVNNAGITRDNLLMRMKDDEWNDIIETNLSSVFRLSKAVMRAMMKKRHGRIITIGSVVGTMGNAGQANYAAAKAGLIGFSKSLAREVASRGITVNVVAPGFIETDMTRALTDEQRAGTLAAVPAGRLGSPNEIASAVAFLASDEAGYITGETLHVNGGMYMV from the coding sequence ATGAGTTTTGAAGGAAAAATCGCGCTGGTTACCGGTGCGAGCCGCGGTATCGGCCGCGCAATCGCTGAAACCCTCGCCGCGCGCGGCGCGAAAGTTATCGGTACTGCCACCAGCGAAAGCGGTGCGCAGGCAATCAGCGACTATTTAGGCGCCAACGGTAAAGGTCTGATGTTGAATGTGACCGACCCGGCATCTATTGAATCTGTTCTGGAAAATGTTCGCGCAGAGTTTGGCGAAGTTGATATCCTGGTCAATAATGCCGGGATTACTCGTGATAACCTGTTAATGCGAATGAAAGATGATGAGTGGAACGATATTATCGAAACCAACCTGTCATCTGTATTCCGTCTGTCAAAAGCGGTAATGCGCGCTATGATGAAAAAGCGTCATGGGCGTATTATCACTATCGGTTCTGTGGTTGGTACCATGGGAAATGCTGGTCAGGCTAACTACGCTGCGGCGAAAGCGGGTCTGATTGGTTTCAGTAAGTCACTGGCACGTGAAGTTGCGTCTCGCGGTATTACTGTAAACGTTGTTGCTCCGGGCTTTATTGAAACGGACATGACGCGTGCGCTGACCGATGAGCAGCGTGCGGGTACGCTGGCTGCAGTTCCTGCGGGGCGCCTTGGCTCCCCAAATGAAATCGCCAGCGCGGTTGCATTCTTAGCCTCTGACGAAGCGGGTTACATCACTGGTGAAACCCTGCACGTCAATGGCGGGATGTATATGGTCTGA
- the rpmF gene encoding 50S ribosomal protein L32, translating into MAVQQNKPTRSKRGMRRSHDALTAVTSLSVDKTSGEKHLRHHITADGFYRGRKVIAK; encoded by the coding sequence ATGGCCGTACAACAGAATAAACCAACCCGTTCCAAACGTGGCATGCGTCGTTCCCATGACGCTCTGACCGCAGTCACCAGCCTGTCTGTAGACAAAACTTCTGGTGAGAAACACCTGCGTCACCACATCACTGCCGACGGTTTCTACCGCGGTCGCAAGGTAATCGCTAAGTAA
- the plsX gene encoding phosphate acyltransferase PlsX, translated as MTRLTLALDVMGGDFGPSVTVPAALQALNSNSQLTLLLVGDPDAITPLLAKADFEQRSRLQIIPAQSVIASDARPAQAIRSSRGSSMRLALELVKEGRAEACVSAGNTGALMGLAKLLLKPIEGIERPALVTVLPHQQKGKTVVLDLGANVDCDSTMLVQFAVMGAVLAEEVVGIKNPRIALLNIGEEEMKGLTSIRDASAMLKKLPSFNYIGYLEANELLTGKTDVLVCDGFTGNVTLKTMEGVVRMFLSLLKSQGEGKKRSWWLILLKRWLQKSLSRRFSHLNPDQYNGACLLGLRGSVIKSHGAANQRAFCVAIEQAVQAVQRQVPQRIAARLESLYPAGFELPGSSSGNGNARQHTGTNGYD; from the coding sequence TTGACACGTCTAACCCTGGCGTTAGATGTCATGGGGGGCGATTTTGGCCCATCCGTGACAGTGCCTGCAGCACTGCAGGCACTGAACTCTAATTCGCAACTCACACTTCTTTTAGTCGGCGACCCCGACGCCATCACGCCATTACTTGCCAAAGCTGATTTCGAACAACGTTCGCGACTGCAGATTATCCCTGCACAGTCAGTTATTGCCAGTGATGCGCGACCCGCGCAGGCTATCCGCAGTAGCCGCGGAAGCTCGATGCGCCTGGCGCTGGAGCTGGTGAAAGAAGGGCGAGCCGAAGCCTGCGTTAGCGCGGGAAATACCGGCGCGCTGATGGGATTGGCGAAGTTATTGCTTAAGCCCATTGAGGGGATTGAGCGCCCGGCGCTGGTGACGGTACTGCCGCATCAGCAAAAGGGCAAAACGGTAGTGCTGGATTTAGGCGCTAACGTCGATTGCGACAGTACAATGCTGGTGCAGTTCGCCGTAATGGGCGCAGTGTTAGCTGAAGAAGTGGTGGGGATTAAAAACCCACGCATTGCGTTGTTGAATATCGGTGAAGAAGAGATGAAAGGTCTCACCAGCATTCGCGATGCGTCGGCAATGCTCAAAAAACTGCCGTCCTTCAACTATATTGGTTACCTTGAAGCTAACGAACTGTTGACGGGGAAAACGGATGTTCTGGTTTGTGACGGATTCACAGGCAACGTCACATTAAAGACGATGGAAGGTGTTGTCAGGATGTTCCTTTCGCTGCTGAAATCACAGGGAGAGGGAAAAAAACGGTCGTGGTGGCTGATTTTATTAAAGCGTTGGTTACAAAAAAGCCTGAGCAGGCGATTCAGTCACCTCAACCCCGACCAGTATAATGGCGCCTGTCTGTTAGGATTGCGCGGTTCTGTGATCAAAAGTCATGGCGCTGCCAACCAGCGCGCATTTTGCGTCGCAATAGAGCAGGCAGTGCAGGCGGTGCAGCGGCAGGTTCCACAGCGGATCGCCGCTCGCCTGGAATCGTTATACCCAGCAGGCTTTGAACTGCCAGGGAGCAGCAGCGGTAACGGGAATGCCCGACAGCACACCGGGACCAACGGATACGACTGA